The following proteins are co-located in the Flammeovirga kamogawensis genome:
- a CDS encoding ABC-F family ATP-binding cassette domain-containing protein: MITVSNLGVQFGKRVLFQDVNLKFTEGNCYGIIGANGAGKSTFLKTLYGAQDPTRGNVSFGKGERTSVLKQEHHEFDEFTVLDTVMMGHDELWAIKKEQDELYAKPDFNEADGIRISELTERFEDLDGWNAESDAANLLSGLHIAEDLHYQTMANLSGKQKVRVLLAQALFGKPDNLLLDEPTNDLDQETIAWLENYLANFENTVLVISHDRHFLDSICTQIVDIDFSKISMFSGNYSFWYQSSQLASRQQAQQNKKAEEKIKELKEFIARFSANAAKSKQTTSRKKMLEKLNFEEIQPSSRKYPGIIFTPERAAGNNILEVKEMSKSIDGDVLFKNVEFSMQKDDKIIFLSRDPRAMTAFFEIINENDADFEGEYNWGVTITKAYLPVEHSEYFKNDLNLVDWLGQYSSDTSEAFIRGYLGKMLFSGEEIFKQSSVLSGGEKMRCMMSKMMLSDANVLVLDTPTNHLDLESIQALNNSLTKFPGNILMSSHDHEVISTVCNRVIELTPNGMIDRHMPYDEYINSEQIQELRDSLYAK; this comes from the coding sequence ATGATAACAGTTTCAAACTTAGGCGTTCAATTTGGTAAGCGTGTGCTTTTCCAAGATGTAAACCTTAAATTCACAGAAGGCAATTGCTACGGTATTATCGGTGCTAATGGTGCAGGTAAATCTACATTTTTAAAAACTTTATATGGTGCGCAAGACCCAACTAGAGGTAATGTATCTTTTGGAAAAGGTGAACGTACTTCTGTACTAAAGCAGGAACACCACGAATTTGATGAATTTACAGTTTTAGATACTGTAATGATGGGTCATGATGAATTGTGGGCAATTAAAAAAGAACAAGACGAGTTATATGCTAAGCCAGATTTTAACGAAGCAGATGGTATTCGTATTTCTGAGTTAACAGAACGTTTTGAAGATCTTGATGGGTGGAATGCTGAATCTGATGCAGCAAACTTGTTAAGTGGTCTACACATTGCTGAAGATCTTCACTACCAAACAATGGCTAATCTAAGTGGTAAGCAAAAAGTACGTGTGTTACTAGCACAAGCTTTATTTGGTAAACCAGATAACTTATTACTTGATGAGCCTACCAACGACTTGGATCAAGAAACAATTGCTTGGTTAGAAAATTACTTAGCAAACTTTGAAAACACGGTATTGGTGATTTCTCACGACCGTCACTTCTTAGATTCAATTTGTACGCAAATTGTGGATATTGATTTCTCTAAGATTTCAATGTTCTCTGGTAACTATTCTTTCTGGTATCAGTCAAGTCAATTAGCTTCACGTCAACAAGCACAGCAAAACAAAAAAGCAGAAGAGAAGATCAAAGAATTGAAAGAGTTTATTGCTCGTTTCTCTGCCAATGCTGCCAAGTCTAAGCAAACTACATCTCGTAAGAAGATGTTAGAGAAATTAAACTTCGAAGAAATTCAACCTTCTTCAAGAAAGTATCCTGGTATTATTTTCACTCCAGAAAGAGCTGCTGGTAACAATATTCTTGAAGTAAAAGAAATGTCGAAATCAATTGATGGAGATGTTCTTTTCAAAAATGTTGAATTCTCGATGCAAAAAGATGATAAGATTATTTTCTTATCAAGAGATCCTAGAGCAATGACTGCTTTCTTTGAGATTATCAATGAAAATGACGCTGACTTTGAAGGGGAATACAATTGGGGTGTAACAATTACTAAAGCGTATTTACCTGTAGAACACAGTGAATATTTCAAAAATGATCTAAACTTAGTAGATTGGTTAGGACAATATTCTAGTGATACGTCTGAGGCATTTATTAGAGGTTACTTAGGTAAAATGTTATTCTCTGGAGAGGAAATCTTTAAACAATCTTCTGTACTTTCAGGAGGTGAGAAAATGCGTTGTATGATGTCTAAAATGATGCTTTCGGATGCGAACGTATTAGTTTTAGATACACCTACAAACCACTTAGACTTAGAGTCGATTCAGGCATTGAACAACTCGTTAACAAAATTCCCTGGAAATATATTAATGTCATCTCATGACCACGAAGTTATTTCTACAGTTTGTAACCGAGTAATTGAGTTAACACCAAATGGTATGATCGATAGACACATGCCTTATGATGAATATATCAATTCTGAACAAATTCAAGAATTAAGAGATAGTTTATACGCGAAGTAG
- a CDS encoding DUF3467 domain-containing protein yields MDQEEKKPENQINIELTDDVAEGTYANLAMIAHSNSEFVIDFIRMMPGLPKAKVKSRIILTPEHAKRLYMALQDNLKKYEGQFGPIGKTEEAPKFPMNFGMTNTDPQ; encoded by the coding sequence ATGGATCAAGAAGAAAAAAAACCAGAAAATCAAATTAACATCGAATTAACAGACGATGTAGCTGAAGGTACTTATGCTAACCTTGCAATGATTGCCCACTCTAATAGCGAGTTTGTAATTGATTTTATTAGAATGATGCCTGGCTTACCAAAAGCAAAAGTTAAATCAAGAATAATCTTAACTCCAGAACATGCAAAACGCTTGTATATGGCTTTACAAGATAACTTAAAGAAATATGAAGGTCAATTTGGCCCTATTGGAAAGACAGAGGAAGCTCCTAAGTTTCCAATGAATTTCGGTATGACAAATACAGATCCTCAATAA
- a CDS encoding tRNA-binding protein: MNTDLNWNEFLKVEMRVGTIISAEEFKEARNPAYKLIIDFGEFGQKKTSAQITKLYKPSDLIDRQIIAVVNFPPKQIATIMSECLVLGAIGEEHDVTLLHPGLKVKNGSRIG; the protein is encoded by the coding sequence ATGAATACTGATTTAAATTGGAATGAGTTCTTGAAAGTTGAAATGAGAGTGGGTACTATAATTTCGGCAGAAGAATTTAAAGAAGCTAGAAATCCTGCTTATAAATTGATAATTGATTTTGGTGAATTTGGACAAAAGAAAACATCTGCCCAGATTACTAAATTATACAAACCGTCTGATTTAATTGATAGACAAATTATTGCAGTGGTAAATTTCCCACCAAAGCAAATTGCAACTATAATGTCAGAATGCTTGGTTTTAGGTGCCATTGGAGAGGAACATGATGTTACACTTTTACACCCTGGTTTAAAAGTGAAAAATGGGAGTAGAATTGGGTAG
- a CDS encoding tRNA pseudouridine synthase A: MKKKRHNYLFEIQYIGYRYHGWMVQPGLKTVQGMIDKTINYVLGGEIKFKTLGTSRTDAMVSANHSAFELFVFDVLDEEEFLKEFNINLPSDIKALSIKKVSDEFNVIQSSKIKEYQYLFTFGAKNHPFCAPFMVSVMDDLNIDVMIEGAKLFEGQHYFGRYCKAPKEGVELTRTIDLCEIKINDVVTASFFPENSYVLNVHGKGFMRNQVRLIMGTLFMLGKGELTLDQIKESLEFSDIKKPLGYIAPASGLNLNAMSYDDEIV; encoded by the coding sequence ATGAAGAAAAAACGACATAATTACCTCTTTGAAATCCAATATATCGGGTATCGATACCATGGTTGGATGGTACAGCCTGGTTTAAAAACGGTACAAGGCATGATTGATAAAACAATTAATTATGTTTTAGGAGGAGAAATAAAATTCAAAACCTTAGGAACAAGTAGAACTGATGCAATGGTATCTGCAAATCATTCAGCCTTTGAGCTGTTTGTGTTTGATGTACTTGATGAAGAAGAATTTTTAAAAGAATTCAATATCAATCTGCCAAGTGATATAAAGGCACTCTCTATTAAAAAAGTAAGTGATGAATTTAATGTAATTCAAAGTTCTAAAATTAAAGAGTACCAATATTTATTTACCTTCGGAGCTAAAAACCATCCTTTCTGTGCACCTTTTATGGTTTCTGTAATGGATGACCTTAATATTGATGTAATGATAGAAGGTGCCAAATTATTTGAAGGACAACACTACTTTGGTAGATACTGTAAAGCTCCAAAAGAAGGAGTAGAGCTAACAAGAACTATTGATTTGTGCGAGATTAAAATAAATGATGTAGTAACAGCTTCATTTTTTCCGGAAAATAGTTATGTTCTAAATGTACATGGTAAAGGTTTTATGAGAAACCAAGTAAGGCTGATTATGGGAACTTTATTTATGTTAGGAAAAGGAGAATTGACATTAGATCAAATTAAAGAGTCTTTAGAATTTAGTGATATTAAAAAACCTTTAGGTTACATAGCTCCAGCTTCTGGTTTAAACCTTAATGCAATGAGTTACGATGACGAAATTGTCTAA
- a CDS encoding GNAT family N-acetyltransferase, with protein MVELIDASENFNTLWDIYLEAFPKVEQRSKEGIISLMDTPNFYFEGIYVEKKCCGLVCYRELGDFIFIEYLAMHANSRGSGAGSAFLHYFIEKYKGEKIILEVEHPVEDIQKRRVGFYERKGFHYNDKIFMAPQTIEGGQALPLNFMSYPLLLETQEYEQVKKLLLDKVYNED; from the coding sequence ATGGTTGAATTAATTGATGCTTCAGAAAATTTTAATACACTTTGGGATATTTACTTAGAAGCGTTTCCTAAAGTCGAGCAAAGGTCCAAAGAGGGAATAATTTCTTTAATGGATACACCCAATTTTTATTTTGAAGGTATCTATGTAGAAAAAAAGTGCTGTGGTTTAGTATGCTATAGAGAATTAGGTGATTTTATATTTATTGAATACTTAGCAATGCATGCAAACAGTAGAGGTTCTGGTGCTGGTTCTGCATTTTTACACTACTTTATTGAGAAATATAAAGGCGAAAAAATAATTCTTGAAGTTGAACACCCAGTAGAAGATATTCAAAAAAGAAGAGTAGGTTTTTACGAGAGAAAAGGGTTCCATTATAATGATAAGATTTTTATGGCACCTCAAACAATTGAAGGAGGACAAGCACTACCATTAAATTTTATGTCGTACCCACTGTTGTTGGAAACTCAAGAGTATGAACAAGTAAAAAAATTACTACTAGATAAAGTATATAACGAAGATTAA
- a CDS encoding MaoC/PaaZ C-terminal domain-containing protein, translating to MNVSKTFLWQQRPMIYVVSRTFVQTVLPFLKKKGSKEVPAQETFVKPPTNSLLKAYSEWTGVKEGRYKSLPPHMFCQYALSFGLDLLNKLPYPLAKIINQGVEVKVFGDVTASKIYLKTEFVEITEENGRARVHQRMEIGNSKEDICIEVHLFTAFIIGKRARNGKKEHQIDETPLERIATWSVDKKDGLRFGILSGDLNPLHWVDFIAKATPFKGTILHGFGMYTKTFEIIQNYKNQPLKQMSVRFIRPVKLPNDHLQVMLSQKQESNNSYKIALEDKNGNSLMVGSCEF from the coding sequence ATGAACGTCTCTAAAACTTTTTTATGGCAACAACGCCCTATGATATATGTTGTTAGTAGAACTTTTGTACAGACTGTACTTCCTTTTCTTAAGAAAAAAGGTTCAAAAGAAGTTCCCGCTCAAGAGACGTTTGTAAAACCTCCTACCAATTCTTTATTAAAAGCTTATTCTGAATGGACGGGAGTTAAGGAAGGGCGATATAAGAGTTTACCTCCTCATATGTTTTGTCAATATGCATTATCATTTGGATTAGATTTGCTTAATAAGTTACCTTATCCATTGGCAAAAATTATTAATCAAGGGGTAGAAGTTAAAGTTTTTGGAGATGTTACTGCTAGTAAAATTTATTTAAAGACTGAGTTTGTAGAGATTACCGAAGAAAATGGACGTGCAAGAGTTCATCAGAGAATGGAAATTGGTAACTCTAAAGAAGATATTTGTATTGAGGTACATCTCTTTACAGCTTTTATAATAGGTAAAAGAGCACGTAATGGTAAAAAGGAACATCAAATTGATGAAACTCCTTTAGAACGTATTGCAACATGGAGTGTTGATAAAAAAGATGGCTTACGTTTTGGAATCCTTTCTGGTGATTTGAACCCTTTACATTGGGTAGATTTTATAGCAAAAGCAACCCCTTTTAAGGGTACAATTTTACATGGCTTCGGAATGTACACAAAAACCTTTGAAATAATTCAGAACTATAAAAATCAGCCATTAAAACAAATGAGTGTTCGTTTTATCCGCCCTGTTAAACTACCAAATGATCACCTTCAAGTAATGCTTTCTCAAAAACAAGAAAGTAACAATTCTTATAAAATTGCTCTAGAAGATAAGAATGGTAATTCATTAATGGTAGGGAGTTGCGAATTTTAA
- a CDS encoding rhodanese-like domain-containing protein: MNYKELISGGVKLLDVRSEEEFNEGHIEGSVNIPVNDVQSRITEVKELGSPLVVCCLSGGRAGVAKALIEAAGVKEVYNAGGWESLL, from the coding sequence ATGAATTATAAGGAATTAATATCAGGAGGAGTTAAATTATTAGATGTTCGTTCTGAAGAAGAATTTAATGAAGGACATATTGAAGGAAGTGTAAATATTCCTGTAAATGATGTTCAAAGTAGAATTACTGAGGTGAAAGAATTAGGATCTCCATTGGTTGTTTGTTGCTTATCTGGCGGGAGAGCAGGTGTTGCAAAAGCATTAATTGAGGCAGCTGGAGTTAAAGAAGTATATAACGCTGGTGGTTGGGAGAGTTTATTGTAA
- a CDS encoding sugar O-acetyltransferase, giving the protein MTEKEKLLAGLPYDGNNIELIKDRRNCKILCKEYNDNPVDLDINVLSKIIGKKTEAHIEAPFKCDYGYNISFGKNFYANFNLIILDCSKVTFGDNVFIAPNVLITAVGHPTDPVERNTGIEYSKPVTIGNNVWIGGNATILPGITIEDNVTIGAGSVVTKSIPANSIAVGNPCRVIKSI; this is encoded by the coding sequence ATGACTGAAAAAGAAAAATTATTAGCAGGTTTGCCTTATGATGGCAATAATATTGAACTAATAAAAGATAGAAGGAATTGTAAAATTCTGTGCAAAGAATACAATGACAATCCTGTTGATTTAGACATAAATGTGCTTTCAAAAATTATTGGGAAGAAAACAGAGGCACATATAGAAGCTCCTTTTAAATGTGATTATGGATACAATATATCCTTTGGTAAAAACTTCTATGCTAATTTCAACCTAATCATTTTAGATTGCTCAAAAGTAACTTTTGGTGACAACGTTTTTATTGCTCCAAATGTTCTTATCACTGCGGTTGGGCATCCAACAGACCCCGTTGAGAGAAATACAGGAATTGAATACTCTAAACCTGTAACAATCGGAAATAACGTATGGATTGGTGGGAATGCAACTATTTTACCTGGAATTACTATTGAAGATAATGTAACAATTGGAGCGGGTAGTGTAGTGACTAAATCTATACCCGCAAATTCTATTGCTGTTGGTAACCCCTGTAGAGTAATAAAATCAATATAA
- a CDS encoding Dyp-type peroxidase: MQNYQLGIFNEEANIFNVTEYKVNENISSSRIKKALNNALHGKSEEIEVVVSFGKDILEVLAPQIQPKGFKNYVQLNGVNDFVMPSNQADLYFRVIGIDNSQVLDKTIQIQEALKDITTIVISENGFVYKDHRDLTGFVDGSANPKEEKKYLAAIVPEGEPAAGGSFVFHQKWVHDLVKFNELPVSIQEKVIGRTKPDSIELEGDAMPADSHVSRTDASHEGVAMKIWRRSFPFGSATEKGLFFIAYTCDPFRIDIQLERMLGNTKDGVYDQMMNYSKATTGAYSFAPSLEDLKTILAD, encoded by the coding sequence ATGCAAAATTATCAATTAGGAATATTTAATGAAGAAGCGAACATTTTCAATGTTACAGAATATAAAGTAAATGAAAATATCTCTTCGTCTAGAATTAAAAAAGCACTTAATAATGCATTACATGGTAAATCGGAAGAAATTGAGGTAGTCGTATCTTTTGGTAAAGATATTCTAGAAGTATTAGCACCTCAAATACAACCAAAAGGTTTTAAAAACTATGTACAGCTGAATGGGGTTAATGACTTTGTAATGCCTTCTAACCAAGCTGATTTATATTTTAGAGTTATTGGTATTGATAATTCTCAAGTATTAGACAAGACAATTCAAATTCAAGAAGCCTTAAAAGATATTACTACAATTGTAATATCAGAAAATGGCTTTGTATATAAAGATCATAGAGATTTAACTGGTTTTGTAGATGGTTCTGCAAATCCAAAAGAAGAAAAGAAATATCTAGCCGCAATTGTACCAGAAGGTGAACCTGCAGCAGGTGGTAGTTTTGTTTTCCATCAGAAATGGGTACATGATTTAGTTAAATTTAATGAACTGCCTGTTAGTATTCAAGAAAAAGTAATTGGTAGAACAAAACCTGACAGTATTGAACTTGAAGGAGACGCTATGCCTGCAGATTCTCATGTATCTAGAACAGATGCAAGTCATGAGGGAGTTGCGATGAAAATATGGAGAAGATCTTTTCCTTTTGGGTCAGCAACTGAAAAAGGATTATTCTTTATTGCATACACTTGTGATCCTTTCCGTATTGATATTCAATTAGAAAGAATGTTAGGGAATACAAAAGATGGGGTTTATGATCAAATGATGAACTATTCTAAAGCTACAACAGGAGCATATTCTTTTGCACCTTCTTTAGAAGATTTAAAAACTATCCTAGCAGATTAG
- a CDS encoding lysophospholipid acyltransferase family protein, translated as MLTKLFYRVFIYPITILPFSILYKISDFLYLILYKLIGYRVKTVRSNLKGSFPNKSNEELREIEQEFYKHLCDLIIESFKVFNIKEEELLERCVYKDLDLLNKYKDRNLCIIGPHYNNFEYAATTATVSVGRTISCLFSKLSNDFFNQKITASRSQFGLNMIQKDFAADYFSKEHKEPFGLIFGADQSPTYSKNVIWIEFLNRETACFYGPEKYSKEHDMVVIFTKITKVKRGYYELNFELVTDTPSKEPHGFITERHNRILESEILKKPQYWLWAHKRWKRKKQENEEIIPSSSI; from the coding sequence ATGTTGACAAAACTATTTTACAGGGTTTTTATTTACCCTATTACAATTTTACCATTCAGTATATTATACAAAATTTCAGATTTCTTATATCTAATTCTATACAAACTAATAGGTTATAGAGTTAAGACGGTTAGATCAAATTTAAAAGGTTCTTTCCCAAACAAATCTAATGAAGAACTAAGAGAAATAGAACAAGAGTTCTATAAGCATTTGTGCGATTTAATAATTGAAAGTTTTAAAGTCTTTAATATTAAAGAAGAAGAACTTTTAGAAAGGTGTGTGTATAAGGATTTAGACCTACTCAATAAATACAAAGACAGAAATTTATGTATTATTGGTCCGCATTACAATAATTTTGAATATGCAGCAACTACAGCAACCGTATCTGTAGGGAGAACAATAAGTTGCTTATTTTCTAAGTTATCTAATGATTTTTTCAATCAAAAAATCACAGCTTCACGAAGTCAATTTGGACTTAATATGATTCAGAAAGATTTTGCAGCAGACTACTTTTCTAAAGAACATAAAGAACCTTTCGGTTTAATTTTTGGAGCAGATCAATCTCCAACATACAGTAAAAATGTAATTTGGATTGAGTTTTTAAATAGAGAAACAGCTTGTTTTTATGGTCCCGAAAAATATTCTAAAGAACATGATATGGTTGTTATTTTCACTAAAATAACTAAAGTTAAAAGAGGTTATTATGAACTCAATTTTGAATTAGTTACTGATACTCCGTCTAAAGAACCACATGGATTCATAACAGAAAGACACAATCGCATTTTAGAAAGTGAAATTCTGAAAAAGCCTCAATATTGGCTTTGGGCTCATAAAAGGTGGAAGAGGAAGAAACAAGAAAATGAAGAAATAATCCCATCTTCAAGTATATAA
- a CDS encoding lysophospholipid acyltransferase family protein, producing the protein MTRILYLLFIKPISLLPFRVLYLLSDFLYIILYKVVGYRTKVVRQNLTNSFKDLSNEEIKDIESKFYHHLCDIICESLKVFSISEKDLFERCIYNDLDLINKYKDRNLCILGGHYNNWEYAGTVSTKYANREIGALFTKLSNKFFNNRITRSRERFGLKMIDKNLAKEYFNSENNKPIGIIFGADQSPTYSKNVAWTEFLGQDTALYFGPEKYSRENDMVVIYTQIVKKKRGFYECNFELITDDVTNTEHGEILEKYTRLLERDIKNEPQYWLWTHKRWKRKKKEGEELLETSMV; encoded by the coding sequence ATGACTAGAATTTTATATTTATTATTTATTAAACCAATATCTCTGCTCCCGTTCAGAGTATTGTATCTGTTATCAGATTTCCTTTATATTATTTTATATAAAGTTGTTGGTTATAGAACAAAAGTGGTTAGACAAAACCTGACAAACTCTTTTAAGGATTTGTCCAACGAAGAAATTAAAGACATTGAATCTAAATTTTATCACCACCTATGTGATATTATCTGTGAAAGCCTAAAAGTTTTCAGCATTAGTGAAAAAGATCTTTTTGAAAGATGTATTTACAATGATCTGGATCTTATCAATAAATATAAAGATAGAAACCTATGTATTTTAGGTGGACATTACAACAATTGGGAATACGCAGGAACGGTTTCTACTAAATATGCTAATAGAGAAATAGGTGCTTTATTTACAAAGTTATCTAATAAATTTTTCAACAATAGAATAACACGTTCTAGAGAAAGATTTGGTCTTAAAATGATTGATAAAAACCTTGCAAAAGAATATTTCAATTCTGAAAATAATAAACCAATAGGTATTATTTTTGGGGCAGATCAATCTCCAACATACAGTAAAAATGTTGCTTGGACAGAATTTCTTGGTCAGGATACTGCTTTGTATTTTGGGCCGGAGAAATACTCAAGAGAAAATGATATGGTTGTGATTTATACTCAAATTGTAAAGAAGAAAAGAGGCTTTTATGAGTGTAACTTCGAACTTATCACTGATGATGTAACAAACACAGAACATGGTGAGATTTTAGAAAAGTATACTCGTCTTTTAGAACGTGATATTAAAAATGAGCCCCAATATTGGTTATGGACTCATAAACGTTGGAAAAGGAAGAAAAAAGAAGGTGAAGAATTATTAGAGACTTCAATGGTATAA
- a CDS encoding T9SS type A sorting domain-containing protein: MLNFYSSIVLIIFLFSIQLVNAQSKFNPKHHIFNSAADWRKTSNWNLESGSSSLGYPTSNDIVHMSTSGTYKQSITINFNLDEISDNLSLILANSGQTFTVNQTANATLSSIRSTNSGQILTVHGTLTINGDLTYTNGGGTTIAVCGLLKIHGGNLDADQGLKIKHCGIADHDHGQIIVEADSDGNGGDLNYKCQSSDFDNSNVSIGIDGDCDNGCNYASGNDFCGDIDLPVSLTYFKGQQTSKGNLLIWETASEQNSSHFEVQSSNNKANWKTIGRVEAGGNSNVTLKYEFLDINYSGKYYRLVQHDFDGKKEYFGIVTFVDTENSFQCKAYPSLLANGVDLTLEIHGADANNPIVGVFYSTKGKVLSHDIVLNNAEGNIITLYKVPKVLQKGVYILRISNGRNTSSNKIVIE; this comes from the coding sequence ATGCTTAATTTTTATTCTTCAATTGTTCTAATAATATTTTTATTCTCAATTCAACTAGTAAATGCACAGAGTAAATTCAATCCCAAACATCATATATTTAATTCAGCAGCGGATTGGAGGAAAACATCAAATTGGAATTTAGAATCGGGTTCTTCATCCTTGGGGTATCCTACTAGTAATGATATTGTACATATGTCAACAAGTGGTACTTATAAACAATCTATCACAATTAACTTTAACTTGGATGAAATATCAGATAACCTAAGTTTAATATTAGCAAATTCAGGACAAACTTTTACAGTTAATCAAACGGCTAATGCTACGTTATCTTCAATTCGATCAACAAATTCTGGACAGATATTAACAGTTCATGGTACTTTAACAATCAATGGTGATTTAACTTATACTAATGGAGGAGGGACTACAATTGCAGTCTGTGGTCTATTAAAAATTCATGGGGGTAATTTAGATGCTGATCAAGGATTGAAAATTAAACATTGCGGAATTGCTGATCATGATCATGGGCAAATAATAGTAGAAGCGGATAGTGATGGAAATGGGGGTGATTTAAATTATAAATGTCAAAGTAGTGATTTTGATAATTCTAATGTTTCTATTGGCATTGATGGAGATTGTGATAATGGTTGTAATTATGCCTCTGGAAATGATTTTTGTGGAGATATTGACCTCCCAGTATCCTTAACTTACTTTAAAGGACAACAAACCTCAAAAGGGAATTTATTGATTTGGGAAACGGCGTCAGAACAAAATTCAAGTCATTTTGAAGTTCAATCTTCTAATAATAAAGCAAATTGGAAAACAATTGGAAGAGTAGAAGCTGGAGGTAATAGCAATGTTACTTTAAAGTATGAATTCTTGGATATTAACTATTCTGGTAAATATTATAGGTTGGTTCAGCATGATTTTGATGGCAAAAAAGAATATTTTGGTATTGTTACGTTCGTAGATACTGAAAATAGTTTTCAATGTAAAGCTTACCCATCGTTATTAGCAAATGGAGTAGATTTGACTTTAGAGATTCATGGGGCAGATGCGAATAACCCTATAGTTGGTGTATTTTATTCTACTAAGGGTAAAGTGTTATCTCATGATATAGTATTGAACAATGCAGAGGGAAATATTATCACGTTATATAAAGTACCAAAAGTATTACAGAAAGGTGTTTATATTCTGAGAATTTCCAACGGAAGAAATACTTCTAGTAATAAAATTGTTATTGAATAA